One Onychostoma macrolepis isolate SWU-2019 chromosome 10, ASM1243209v1, whole genome shotgun sequence genomic region harbors:
- the nln gene encoding neurolysin, mitochondrial isoform X6 codes for MRVDVFQRLIALQEKQSGDLLPESERFLGRLIKVGKRNGLHLSKDIQEEIKSISKQISELSIDFNQNLNEENTMLLFSQQELVGLAESYVNGLEKTEDGRYKVTLAYPHYFPLMKRCHVPETRRKMEMAFHSRCKDVNTAILEQLIELRARLAKLLGFSSHANYVLEMTMAKNSENVAQFLNELYKRLRPVGEQERQYLLSLKHADCERRGLEFDGQLHAWDMPYYMNQVEQVKFAVDKDKLIEYFPLEVVTEGLLNIYQDLLGLRFQQMEDAHMWHDSVKLYSVLDSVTGEEIGQFYLDLHPREGKYGHAACFGLQPGCVGPDGKRRMPVAAMVANFTKPTSNWPSLLQHHEVETFFHEFGHVMHELCSRARYAEFSGTQVETDFVEVPSQMLENWVWEKEPLRRMSRHYKDGSPIPDGLLDKLIASRVANTGLMNLRQIVLSKADQTLHAKDRADTAAEFARHSKDILGIPATPGTNMTASFSHLAGGYDGQYYSYLWSEVYSMDIFFSRFKKEGILNPKVGREYRRVVLEAGGSVDGMDMLKTFLGREPCQDAFFQCKGLTQTITDQNSH; via the exons ATGAGGGTGGACGTGTTTCAGAGACTTATAGCTCTGCAG GAAAAACAATCCGGTGATTTATTGCCCGAGTCGGAGAGATTCCTGGGACGACTCATAAAAGTAGGGAAACGGAACGGATTGCACTTGTCCAAGGATATACAAGAA GAAATCAAGTCGATCTCTAAGCAAATAAGTGAACTCTCCATTGATTTCAACCAAAATCTGAATGAAGAAAATACGATGCTGTTGTTCTCGCAACAAGAGCTTG TGGGTCTTGCAGAAAGCTACGTGAACGGTCTTGAGAAAACAGAAGATGGGCGGTATAAAGTCACCCTTGCGTATCCGCACTACTTCCCTCTGATGAAAAGATGTCATGTTCCCGAAACTAGGAGGAAGATGGAGATGGCCTTTCACAGCAGGTGCAAAGAT GTGAACACTGCTATCCTGGAACAGCTGATTGAGTTGAGGGCAAGGCTGGCCAAACTCCTGGGCTTCAGCAGTCATGCCAATTATGTGCTGGAAATGACCATGGCCAAAAATTCAGAGAATGTGGCACAATTTCTGA ATGAGTTGTATAAGAGGTTGAGACCAGTGGGCGAGCAGGAGCGGCAGTACCTGCTGTCACTCAAACATGCGGACTGTGAGAGGCGGGGCTTGGAGTTTGATGGACAGCTCCATGCGTGGGACATGCCCTACTACATGAACCAAGTGGAACAAGTGAAGTTTGCGGTGGATAAGGACAAACTGATCGAGTACTTCCCTCTGGAGGTGGTGACCGAGGGTCTGCTGAACATCTATCAGGATCTGTTGGGTCTGAGGTTCCAGCAGATGGAGGATGCTCACATGTGGCACGACAGCGTCAAACTCTACTCCGTACTGGACTCTGTGACTGGAGAGGAGATCGGACAGTTTTACTTGGACTTGCATCCCAG GGAGGGTAAGTATGGTCATGCTGCATGCTTTGGGCTCCAGCCAGGATGTGTTGGGCCTGATGGGAAACGTAGGATGCCTGTAGCTGCCATGGTGGCCAACTTCACAAAACCTACAAGCAATTGGCCCTCCCTCCTGCAGCACCATGAGGTGGAGACCTTCTTCCATGAGTTTGGACATGTCATGCATGAGCTCTGCTCCCGG GCCCGCTACGCAGAGTTCAGTGGGACGCAGGTGGAGACTGATTTTGTGGAGGTGCCGTCTCAAATGCTGGAGAACTGGGTTTGGGAGAAGGAGCCACTCAGGAGGATGTCCCGCCACTACAAAGATGGCAGCCCGATCCCAGACGGTCTGCTGGATAAACTCATTGCATCTAGAGTGGCcaacacag gtctgatgaacctcaggCAGATTGTTCTCAGTAAAGCTGACCAGACGCTCCACGCTAAAGACAGAGCGGATACTGCAGCCGAGTTCGCCAGGCACAGCAAAGACATCCTGGGAATCCCTGCCACACCAG GCACAAATATGACGGCTAGTTTCAGTCATTTAGCCGGAGGATATGACGGTCAGTACTACAGCTACCTCTGGAGTGAAGTCTACTCCATGGACATCTTCTTCAGTCGCTTCAAAAAGGAAGGAATCTTGAATCCAAAG GTGGGCAGGGAATACAGGCGTGTGGTTCTGGAAGCCGGAGGTTCAGTGGACGGCATGGATATGTTAAAGACGTTCCTGGGTCGAGAACCCTGCCAGGACGCGTTTTTTCAGTGTAAAGGACTCACACAAACTATTACAGATCAAAACtcgcattga